One Fusobacterium sp. genomic region harbors:
- the ybeY gene encoding rRNA maturation RNase YbeY, with protein MDVVVDILLEIEGYSSLIDEEEMKKYIKEALESEFESDRPVYLSLLFTGNEEIQVINKQYRGKDQPTDVISFAYHETEDFDIGPYDTLGDIVISMERVEEQAAEYNHSPKRELYYVLTHGLLHLLGYDHIEEDDKKEMRIREEEILGQFGYTREM; from the coding sequence ATGGATGTAGTTGTAGATATTTTACTAGAAATAGAAGGATATAGCAGCCTTATTGATGAAGAAGAAATGAAAAAATATATAAAAGAAGCTCTTGAAAGTGAATTTGAAAGTGATAGACCTGTGTATCTTTCACTGCTCTTTACAGGAAATGAAGAAATTCAAGTAATTAATAAGCAATATAGAGGAAAAGATCAGCCTACAGATGTAATATCTTTTGCATATCATGAAACAGAGGATTTTGATATCGGTCCTTATGATACCCTTGGAGACATAGTGATTTCTATGGAAAGAGTGGAAGAGCAGGCTGCAGAATATAATCACTCTCCTAAGAGGGAACTATATTATGTTTTGACTCATGGATTGCTTCACTTATTAGGATATGATCACATAGAAGAAGATGATAAAAAAGAGATGCGTATAAGAGAAGAAGAAATACTTGGACAATTTGGCTATACAAGAGAGATGTGA
- a CDS encoding diacylglycerol kinase has product MKKNWKKHGVTDSFNAAFEGLFEAIRSERHMKFHCFCTIIVLILSLFLDLGKYETLSLIISITLMWIAELFNTAIESCVDMVTKEYHPLAKRAKDIAASAVLVTALNALLVGYIIFEKKITLQLRSAFYIFKNSYQHTALSIFVIIIIIVICLKLLFKKGTPLRGGIPSGHSALASSIFTIITFLTNNPKIFFLSLILVVLVMHSRIEGKIHTLFETVIGAFLGWGVTYLILLLLKM; this is encoded by the coding sequence ATGAAAAAAAACTGGAAGAAACATGGTGTTACAGATAGCTTCAATGCTGCTTTTGAAGGATTGTTTGAAGCTATACGAAGTGAAAGACATATGAAGTTTCACTGCTTCTGCACAATAATAGTTTTGATACTTTCATTATTTTTAGATTTGGGAAAATATGAAACACTTTCTTTAATAATAAGTATAACTTTAATGTGGATAGCAGAACTTTTTAATACAGCAATAGAAAGCTGTGTAGACATGGTGACAAAAGAATATCATCCTTTAGCAAAAAGAGCAAAGGATATAGCAGCAAGTGCTGTATTAGTTACAGCTCTTAATGCTCTTCTTGTAGGGTATATAATTTTTGAAAAAAAAATAACTCTTCAATTAAGAAGTGCTTTTTATATATTTAAAAATTCATATCAGCACACAGCATTATCTATTTTTGTAATTATCATAATAATTGTAATATGTTTAAAACTCTTATTTAAAAAAGGAACTCCTTTAAGAGGAGGAATACCAAGTGGGCATAGTGCTCTTGCCAGTTCTATTTTTACAATAATTACATTTTTAACAAATAATCCTAAAATATTTTTTCTTTCTTTAATACTTGTAGTACTTGTAATGCATTCCAGAATAGAAGGGAAGATACATACTCTTTTTGAAACGGTTATAGGAGCTTTCTTAGGGTGGGGAGTTACTTACTTGATTTTATTACTTTTAAAAATGTAG